One genomic window of Numida meleagris isolate 19003 breed g44 Domestic line chromosome 1, NumMel1.0, whole genome shotgun sequence includes the following:
- the PFKFB3 gene encoding 6-phosphofructo-2-kinase/fructose-2,6-bisphosphatase 3 isoform X6 produces MAMLRLSLLHHQVAAEQRKKTFVLTMPMELTQSRIQKIWLPNDNRPALPRRSCGPQLANSPTVIVMVGLPARGKTYISKKLTRYLNWIGVPTKVFNVGEYRREAVKHYSSYDFFRPDNEEAMKVRRQCALAALRDVKLYLTEEAGQIAVFDATNTTRERRGMILNFAKENGFKVFFIESVCNDPNVVATNVMEVKLSSPDYRDCNSTDAMEDFMKRINCYQASYQPLDPDDYDRELSLIKVIDVGRRFLVNRVQDHIQSRIVYYLMNIHVQPRTIYLCRHGESEFNLKGKIGGDSGLSNRGKKFAVALNKFVEEQNLKDLKVWTSQLKRTIQTAEALQLPYEQWKALNEIDAGVCEEMTYEEIRDQHPEEFALRDQDKYYYRYPSGESYQDLVQRLEPVIMELERQENVLVICHQAVMRCLLAYFLDKSADEMPYLKCPLHTVLKLTPVAYGCRVESISLNIEAVNTHRERPENMNNSQKPS; encoded by the exons ATGGCGATGCTGAGGTTGTCCCTGTTACATCACCAG GTGGCCGCGGAGCAGCGCAAAAAGACCTTTGTTTTAACCATGCCCATGGAGCTGACGCAGAGCCGCATCCAGAAGATCTGGCTGCCCAATGACAACcgcccggcgctgccccgccGCT CCTGTGGGCCGCAGCTTGCCAATTCCCCCACTGTGATAGTGATGGTTGGCCTCCCAGCCCGGGGGAAGACTTACATCTCCAAGAAGCTGACTCGCTATCTCAACTGGATCGGTGTCCCAACGAAAG TTTTCAATGTGGGGGAGTATCGCCGTGAGGCAGTGAAGCATTACAGCTCCTATGACTTCTTTCGCCCTGACAATGAAGAGGCTATGAAAGTCAGGAG GCAGTGTGCTCTGGCTGCCCTGAGGGACGTCAAGCTGTACCTGACAGAGGAGGCTGGCCAGATTGCG gtttttgACGCCACAAATACCACGCGGGAGAGGAGAGGGATGATCCTCAATTTTGCCAAAGAAAATGGGTTCAAG gTGTTCTTCATTGAATCTGTCTGCAACGATCCCAATGTTGTTGCCACCAATGTCATG GAAGTAAAACTGTCCAGTCCTGATTACCGGGACTGTAATTCGACCGACGCCATGGAGGACTTCATGAAGAGAATCAATTGTTACCAGGCCAGCTACCAGCCACTTGACCCTGATGACTATGACCG GGAGCTTTCTCTCATCAAAGTCATCGATGTTGGCCGGCGGTTCCTGGTCAACAGGGTTCAGGATCACATCCAGAGCAGGATTGTTTACTACCTGATGAACATCCACGTCCAGCCCCGCACCATTTACCTTTGTCGGCATGGTGAGAGTGAGTTCAACCTCAAGGGAAAGATTGGAGGTGACTCAGGCCTCTCCAACAGGGGCAAGAAG TTTGCAGTGGCACTGAATAAGTTTGTTGAGGAGCAGAACCTGAAGGACCTCAAAGTCTGGACCAGCCAACTGAAGAGAACAATCCAAACAGCAGAAGCACTCCAGCTGCCCTATGAGCAGTGGAAGGCCCTCAATGAAATAGACGCT GGTGTGTGTGAAGAAATGACTTATGAGGAAATCAGGGACCAGCATCCAGAGGAATTTGCTTTACGTGATCAGGATAAATATTACTACCGCTATCCTTCTGGAGAG tCCTACCAAGACCTGGTGCAGCGCCTGGAGCCAGTCATCATGGAGCTGGAGAGACAAGAGAATGTCCTTGTGATCTGTCACCAGGCTGTCATGCGCTGTCTCCTTGCTTACTTCTTGGACAAGAGTGCAG atgAAATGCCCTACCTGAAATGTCCTCTTCATACGGTATTGAAGTTGACTCCAGTGGCTTATG